ATCAAACTTTCTGTGCCTATACAATATTCTGTTCTTGTTAGCATTGACATGCAGGGATCATTTAAAACAATTTTCCTCAAGATTGTCCAAAGAATTGTGAAACATCTTGTTAGGTCACAGTTATTATACATGTATTCTAGTCTAAAGTCATGTAACGAGATTTATGCGTGCTGAGGCCTTTTCCCCAGGAATAATAGATTCTGGGTATGATTCAGAGACCATTTGGTTTTCTGAGAATGTTGTGCAAAGATGTAACACAATGTTTTGTTTAATGTTTAGCAGTGTAATCATTCACTCTTCAACAGCAGATTTCTCTCACTTGGCTTAGCCAAACACATGTGGGAAAAGTGCTTCCACAGTTCATTGAGGGTATTGAGTGAGGGTGTGTGCAGGGtcgattccaggatttttttgtgtgtggggTGGCACAAGGGGGGGAACCAATAATCAGTCAGGGAGGGCCCAAGGGATTTATCAGAATACAACATAGAAAATCGTCTtagaaatattggataggatagaacaacacaatgtaatttgcTAAATAAACCGcatcatcacattcattattaattttacttgtttttattttcaacaaaatatgtatccaaatacaatacacattttctatgggctCTTAAGCCAAAAATCTGGATAGTCATGGAAACATTCATTGGTCATGGGACCAGTGCtgggaagattttttttaacagaaccgtataaaaataaagtgcaatacacTTACAATAAACTTGCCTCAAACTTCAACAAAGAAAACCTTGCACAGTTTTTAGACAATAGTAAAGCAGAACAGAAATAAATTTGGGCGGGCACCGGGGGGGCAATCATATTTCGGGGGGGGCGGGTGCCACCCCGCCTGGGTGTCTGTCATGAGCACCTACTaacacatgcatgtgtgcaaTAATTTGTAATATTATGCACTATTTAAATAACCTGAGTGATATGTGATGTTCAGGGGCCAGGGTGGGTCATTGCAGTCCATCAGGAAGGGTCTCCTCGAGACTCTGAACTTGCAGGCTGAGCCACAGTTACCTGCTGGTGGGCTGGATGGTGTCAGAGAGCAATGGAGGAACACCTTCAGCACAGTTGCTCACAGAGCCAAGGATACTGTAGGTAAGTGGAAACCAAAATTCAAAGAAACTATTGTAGATCCCAACTTTTCCCAGCCGTTATTAATCCTTAGTGGCCTTTTCAAAGCCAAATGCAGCCAAAAGTGTCTTTTCTCCATGTCCTTTACGTTCCAGCCTCCTCTGGCCACTCTGTGTCACCTGATGTTGCAAACTGTACAAGCCTGAAGTGCTGTTCCATGGCCTCTGAGGTCTTCATGAAAGGTATgcaacaatgtgtgtgtatgtacgagTATGTGCATGCATATCGACATGAAGAGATATAGTAATGCATGTACTCTAATATCAATTCTTATGTTTACCAGACTTGGGATGGGACAACTGGGTGATCCATCCTGCCAGCCTTACCATCGTTCAGTGTGCACTGTGCAACCATGAAGTTAACACTGAGCAATGTCCATCATCCCACACCAATGTCCAGGAGGCCGACTCACAGGTATAATTCTCTaacatttgaatattaaaataagTGTCTTATCTGCGTATATGGCACCTCCACTATATCATGAAACAActgtttgcattttcttttctgcAGTCAGTGTAAATGTCTTATTACTGTATCAATGTGTCTTCACTAGAAGAAATAAAACTTTATACcttagaaggaaaaaaaattaaatacaagTTAATATTTTGTTTAGTCTTGTTGGGCAGTTTCTGCGGTGGCCTTACTCCTCTTCTTTTTATTCCTTTCCAGGTGCCGTGTTGTCAGCCCACTTCCCAGGAAATGGTGCCTGTCCTTTACATGGATGAATTCCGCACCCTCGTAATTTCATCCGTGCAGCTGACCCGCAGCTGTGGCTGTGGGCCAGGCAACCTCCAGCAGCTCAGCAGAGAGtaaagtttgttttattgtcctCAGTATGAGCCATCTGGCCCACACAAAGATgtataaaatacagaaaaggtAGATAATACACTATATGCAGACATATCTTCTCTCACTACACTTATCTTAGATCCTTTTAGTGTGTATTCAACACTGAGCGTGGTAACCAAAGCAAAGTCTCTCTCAGTTTTGCATTCCTGTCTCTCCATTCTAACCAGAACGTGCCATTACAGACATGTTGAGCCAGCCAAACATAAAACTGATCAATTCATATTTTAGTGATAAAACTGATGATGATCTTAATCACACGTTATTGATCTAAAATTACAATCTTGCGTGCTATTGTGTTTAATTACCAGTTAACCAATAAACTTACTTTATATAGATTTGGCAGgacaataaaaaaatgcatttctgttGATAAATTAAAGTATTTGTCTTTCACCAAGAGCTACAAATGAAGTGCAGCTTACACCCGTGTAATAAAAGCTAACAGTTTATCTTTAAATGCATCTCATTACAGCGCGCTATTTAAAGCTACCAACTGTTACTGAGTGTTCCCTCCAAAAATGTGAGACTGTGCAGCGCCAAATCCTCGCACAGGCCAAATGTCTCTTCTCTGATCT
The Sander lucioperca isolate FBNREF2018 chromosome 14, SLUC_FBN_1.2, whole genome shotgun sequence genome window above contains:
- the gsdf gene encoding gonadal somatic cell derived factor, with translation MSFAFIVMTMLLGSSVVTAFVLQPSKEEPAASVNSPVSHHRGQGGSLQSIRKGLLETLNLQAEPQLPAGGLDGVREQWRNTFSTVAHRAKDTVVPASSGHSVSPDVANCTSLKCCSMASEVFMKDLGWDNWVIHPASLTIVQCALCNHEVNTEQCPSSHTNVQEADSQVPCCQPTSQEMVPVLYMDEFRTLVISSVQLTRSCGCGPGNLQQLSRE